GTTTTGCCAAATTGGTGTCCTCATATCAAGCACTTATGATATGCTGATGATATCATACTCTTTTGCTCAGCTGATACTGTATcattgaagaagatgatgaagataTTGAGGGACTATGAGAAGACTTCTGGACAACTTGTTAACAATGATAAGAGTTCATTGTATGTTCATGAAAAGGTACCAGTAGCTGTTATTAGCGGGATAAGAAGGAAATCTGGCATGGGGAAAGGttcttttccttttacatatctggGGTGTCCAGTTTTCTATGGTAGGAGGAGATTAGTCTATTATGATAATATGATAAAAAAGGTGATGAATAGAGTAATGTCTTGGCAAAACAGGTTACTGTCATTTGGTGGAAGATATATCTTGATTgcacatgtcttccatacaatgCCAGTTTATTTACTATCTACAATGAATTCAATGAAAGGCGTCATAGATCAGTTGCACAAGATTTTTGCTAAGTACTTCTGGAGTAATACTACAGGTGTTAAAGGAAAGCATTGGGTGGCCTGGGATAAGATGTGTTTACCAAAACACGAAGGGGGACTTCGTTTCAGTTCACTTTATGATATATCAAAAGCTCTCTTTTCAAAACTCAAGTGGAACTTCAGAACTTCCATTTCTTTATGGGAAGATTTTATGGGAATCAAATATTGCAAGAAGTTGCATTCTGTAATAGCACAAGACAAAGGATCCTCACAtgtttggaagaaaatggtggcaGTTAGAGAAGAGGTAGAGCATCAGATATGGTGGCAATTGAAAGCAGGTACTTCTAGCTTCTAGTTTGATATTTGGACAAAACAAGGTGATTTATACTTTGTAGATAATGAATTGGATATTGATGAGGAAATAGAAGTAAAGGAGTTCATATCTGGTGGAAAATGGAATTTGCAGAAACTGCAGGAATTTCTTGCTGCAGAAACTGTTGGTTACATTAAGGATAACATTAGTCCAAACCTGCTGCTAGTTGATGATAAATCCTGGTGGATGGGTGAAACAAATGGTAGATTCACAGTCAAAAGTGCATGGGAGGAAACTAGACACAAACAGGAGAGCCTTAAAGCATATAGTTTCATTTGGTTGAAGGGACTGCCgtcaaaataagttttttttccTCTGGAGAGTGTGGAAAAGGTGTATGGCTGTTGAAGACAATCTAAAGAGAATGCATATCAATATTGTCTCTAGATGCTGGTGCTGTCAAGAATAAGCAGGAAATAATATCCCATCTTTTTCTAACTTCTCCAATAGCTTTTAAGCTTTGGAAACAGTTTGCTTCTTGTGCAGGTTTCAACATAGAAGGACTTCATTTGCAGGAAATAATCATATTATGGTGGAAAGCCAATGCACCTTCCAAGTTGCAAGGAATTTTTCAAGCTATTCCAGCCATCCTACTGTGGGaattatggaagagaagaaattcAATTAAACATGGCAGAAATACATCATACAACAGAATGGCATATCAAGTTCAACAAACAATTCACCAACTTGTCAAAGTGAAGTATCCTTGGTGATGCAGAATTCCTCCAGACTGGCCTTCTGTTGTAGATCTTTTAACCAATTACAAACTAAAGCTTCACTACCGCAAAGTTCGATGGAAGACGCCACAACATGTACTGAAACGTAACACTGATGAATCATCTCAGGGAAATCCAGGTCTCAGTTCATATGGCTTTTGCATCAGAAATGATAGAGGTAATCTTGTATATGCACAGGCTAAGCAGATAGGCATTGCTTCAAACATGATGGCAGAAACAGCTGCAATTCAGGAAGCCATGAAATATTGTTTGGCAAACAACTTATAGTATGTGATAGTGGAAACTGATTTATTAGTCTTGAAAAACATACTGGAAGATCTTTGGAAAAATCCTTAGCAAATTGTTGATAATGTAGAGAAGATTCAGCATATAATGATGTAGTTACATGTTCAAGTATTGCACATATTCAGGGAAGGAAATCAACTTGTTGATTTCCTGGTCAATGCAACACTTGATGTAGAGGAGCAGCTTGAATATCATAGTTTTCAGACACTGCCAGTTATGGGAAGGAGATATTATAAATTGACAAGGTTTAAATTCCATCACTGAGGATCAAAAAAAGAAAGATTCAGCAGGAATAAAGTTCAAGAATATGGTGCAGCTCACTCAGAAGATAGTcagtttatttttcattttttcctgtGGCAAAGTGTAAAACCAACTTGGAGTAGTTTTACTCTAGGATGGTTAGCAACTATTCTTTTCCTTTTGTCCTTTTCTACTGAACTTGAGAATTATCAATAAAACATCAGAGGGCAATACCTTctaatataatttatttttaaaaaacatGATACCTGTATTGCTATACCATCATTCGAATAAAAAACAACTAAGAAAAAGGGGAAaacaggcccacaagggtaaaacaggTATTTCAAAGATGGGATAGGAAACCCAAGTTGTAGACAAAATTACTCCCcgattgctaaattaactcaagaattggtcaatttcatcattcaagtcaaaacccacaatttgggtataaaccctaactttcaatctttcaattcatcaactataatggaagattcaagcctatttgTAATTAATTCAccaaattccatgcttagattagtcaaattcATCTCAAATCTCATATTGGAAGACTAAATATCAAATTATGATGTAAATGTCAAAACCCATCATCTTCCTTAACTTCTATAGACTTTCTACCATTGATTCATGCTTAAGAAAGGTAAATAGAGGAAATCAAGGTTAGCGAACTTTCCCCCAAGAagaattgtaacgacccgtttggtcgttacagTGCTTCCGACCCATTTACCCTCGTTGACCCTTCCACGAGCCCTATTAGTTTGGTTTTGACCCTCGAGGATGGGTGGCATGTTTTCCAAGGTTGTCGGGCAagttttatgatgacttatgagaattagaaccttaaagtgaaaaacatttAACCAATaattgacttttaggtaaacagaccttttccgGGAATCCATCAATTTTAAGGGGTCCggatggtcgattatgacttggcgGGATGTTCAGTTCGGTTCCTAAGGCACTTGAGATCATTTTAGATTATTGTTTGGAAAGTTGGTCTTTGGCCATGGGTGTTGACCCGATCaaatagacctctgttgggaattgcTAGACCACGAGTGAATCTGTAACGTGATTTTTATGTGTGAGTTCATGTCTGGTTTGTAACTCTGAGGTCTTGGTGTGATTGTCGAATTTTGTTTCTCATTTCCaacttagaattcgataatggatagactttgagtacttggaggctctccGGAAAGGCAAGGAGAAGATTTGATTGTTCCTGGCTCTAGTTCGGCAGCCAGGAAGGTTATAACTCAACTTTTTGGTTTTACtccagttagcgaagcatatgtagaagttagttattgacggagaaaacatgttaagccttcgggtatgaagttgggatggatattcttaggattggtattgttgattgattgGTGGGCTCGTTGCCTATTTGTGGTTTATTGGCTTGGTGCCATGTGTATGATATTGGACTTGTACTTAGTtgccatattgtgattatgatatgattttcTCTCAATTATCATGACATTAACATGGATAGAGGAAAGGacttgacttgatattgatattgtgatatgtgtccatgtgtggcacgattgagaTCTGATTGTGATTTACACTTGAGATTGGTACATGCATATCATTCTTACACATTCTGCATGATTCAGTGATGCGAGCCGtgatttgatattaataatgataagaGGGAAAGTGAAACATCTGAGGCTTCTTATTATGGTGTTTTCTATGTGCATACTTCGTTTGGCCTCTCTTGTATATATATTTGGTGTCACCTATGTGGTCCGAAGGGAAATTATTCTGGACGTGGCATTGTACAGATTAGGGAATATATTCATATTGGTAATTGATTTACGGATGTTGTTATGCTTATTCAccctcatgattattgttgaaatTGGCATTCATACATGCATTTCGTCCTTCATTTCTCATGACACTTTGATATGAACTGTgatttggtactgatgatgataagtgagagagtgtagcttCTAAAGTCTTTGACGGAGTGTGTAAAAGATAGATGAGAGTCGGTGATCCAAGGTCATTTATCGGAGCAGAATGAGTGTACGTTGCTCAAGGTCATTTATCGAAGCGGAAGGAGTGTACGTTGCCCGAGGTCTCTTGACGGGAACGAATAAGTGCTTGATGCCCGAGGTCTCTTGCCGGGATCGAGAGAGTGCTCGTCACTGAGGTCGTTGCCGGGACAAGTGGTACATGGCCTTCACggatcccccatgggtcatgaccaACTAGACGTGGAGGTATACCATCCATAGCTTGTGTGTACGATCTGagacagttggccagtgcattgcattgcatcgcacacgcattcatattacatccattcACATCTCTGAttcttgttgttgtattttttgtATTGCATGGTGCATTTTAGCCTTGATTCCTTGGTTGTTGATTTATTGAAGATGTTGCGTGCTTGTTAATCACTTACCTAGAAACTTAATGGATTTGAGGGCTAGAGGTTCCACCTAGGCCATGACTGTAGACTAATGAGATCTAGTGCGGTTCACATTATTGCAAGACTTATGTGGATGTACTTAGTGACTGCATTTGGACTACTTATCTGTCtatctttcagtttctttcttttatatatgttagctaattgttATCGGCCTATGAAGCCTACCAgtatgtgttgtttgtactgataatACTCTTGCTACACCCCTTTTCGGGGTGTAGTGTTGTTCCAGGTACTTGAGCGAGATTCAATTAGCCTCCAAGGATCTCACGGAGTTCATCTAGACTTTACTGTTAAATTCTCATTCTAAACAGAAGTTGTATTCAGGTTGTGGTTGTAACTTTTATTCAAGTTgtattcttagaagctcttgtactattcagaccagattccTTGGGTAGTTTATGTATTTCCGGAATTATTACTTTTATAGGATATTTGATActtattgttacatcccgtatttttgtgcgttggaaagcgtgcgagttaaatgacattagtaacggaagcgaggttatcccacaagctcataggtggttagagtgatggtacagatgtattgaaaggattagaagtcaagtgaattggataaaataattttcattaaGATTCTacgtttatttgagtgaaatacggtccaaactataataccccatatttttggactagaaaatttaatcgtccaacatgagcaaatttacccgagcccggagaattcgatcataccCAAGGATAGAAATCAAaagctcggtgtatacaaggaatgaagtcccaaaataatttaggacttaacaagtgtgaccacggtgattgagaataatattttgtgtgtaccaaaagggactatggactagtgctacgtcacataatcatggaaatgggtatatgaagtgtattaaaaataattggtattaaaatgaattgagatcaagaaattaatgtAGTATTAAATAGGATTCCATGGATAAATGTCCATGGTGGGCTGCCACATGGCATTATATAAGCCAACGATGGCATTAAATTCTGCCACATGGCATTACTTTATCCAAGGTAATGGATGAGTCATATCCCTTGGAATACAAGAATGGCACGTGTATATTCATTATATACTCATTTTGGTCACTAATCCAAAGGCTTAATGAATATGACTTACGTGGCTGATATATAGAACATAGGACCAAATCCTGCTTATGAATCATTTCATTTTTGTACTTTCATTTGGAGGAGCAAAAAGAAACGGCAATGGATGATCATATTTTTGCCCTCGGACAACTCCTTTTTTTGGATATAATTCAAGATTTCCAACTAGAATTTTACATTGAAAAGAGTGCAATTGAGGGTTTTACCACTTAttgaggtaagaattctcctctactagatatatttaaattcgtccaggtcatagttaaatt
The sequence above is a segment of the Lycium barbarum isolate Lr01 chromosome 6, ASM1917538v2, whole genome shotgun sequence genome. Coding sequences within it:
- the LOC132644039 gene encoding uncharacterized protein LOC132644039, which encodes MMKILRDYEKTSGQLVNNDKSSLYVHEKVPVAVISGIRRKSGMGKGSFPFTYLGCPVFYGRRRLVYYDNMIKKVMNRVMSWQNRLLSFGGRYILIAHVFHTMPVYLLSTMNSMKGVIDQLHKIFAKYFWSNTTGVKGKHWVAWDKMCLPKHEGGLRFSSLYDISKALFSKLKWNFRTSISLWEDFMGIKYCKKLHSVIAQDKGSSHVWKKMVAVREEVEHQIWWQLKADNELDIDEEIEVKEFISGGKWNLQKLQEFLAAETVGYIKDNISPNLLLVDDKSWWMGETNGFNIEGLHLQEIIILWWKANAPSKLQGIFQAIPAILLIPPDWPSVVDLLTNYKLKLHYRKVRWKTPQHVLKRNTDESSQGNPGLSSYGFCIRNDRGNLVYAQAKQIGIASNMMAETAAIQEAMKYCLANNL